Within the Nocardioides aurantiacus genome, the region GACCGCGAGACCTGGATCCGGTGCCAGCGCTGTGACCGGCCGATCTGCCCGGACTGCATGCGCTCGGCGGCGGTGGGCTTCCAGTGCCCCGAGTGCGTGGCGGAGGGAGCCCGGTCGACGCGCCAGCTCCTCACGCCGTACGGCGGGAAGCGGGTCTCGGACCCCCGGCTGACCAGCTTCGTGCTGATCGGGCTCAACGTCCTGGTCTGGCTGGCCGTGCTGGCCACGGGCGGGCGTTCGAGCCGGCTGACCGACTACCTCGCGCTGCTGCCGCAGTCGGCCGCCAAGCAGTACGGCGACGGCTCGGTCGAGCTGGTCCGCGGGGTCTCCGACGGCGCGGTGTGGGAGCTGATGACCTCGGCGTTCACCCACGTGCAGCCGCTGCACATCGCCTTCAACATGCTGGCGCTGTACTTCCTCGGGCCCACGCTCGAGAGCGTGCTCGGCCGGGCGCGCTACCTCGCGCTCTACCTGGTCTCGGCGCTCTCGGGCTCGGCCGTGGTGATGCTGCTCTCCCCGGAGAACAGCCAGACCCTCGGCGCCTCGGGGGCGATCTTCGGCCTGATGGGCGCCCTGGCGGTCGTCGCGCTGAAGGTCCGGGGCGAGGCGCAGCAGGTGCTGGTGTGGATCGCGATCAACCTGGTCATCACCTTCACCCTCCCGAGCATCTCGTGGGAGGGCCACCTCGGTGGCCTGGCCGCGGGTGCGGTGATCGGCGCGGCGATGGTCTACGCGCCCAAGCAGCGGCGCTCGCTGGTGCAGTGGGGCGCCGTCGCGGCGGTCGCGCTGGTGGCCCTGGCCGCCATCGCGGCCCGGGCACTGGCGCTCGCCTGACCCTCCGCCACCGAACGACACGGACGAATGACACCGGTGTAGTTGTCCACACCTGGGGACAACCCTGTGGACAACTACACCGGTGTCATTTGCGTCGTGGGACGGCTACTCCCACTTGGTGGCGAAGGTGAAGCCGACGGCCATGAAGCCGATGCCGACCAGCAGGTTGTACTGGTCGAGGTCCTTCATCACCGGGATCGCGCCGTCCTGGCCGACGAAGTAGAACGTCACGATCCAGACCAGCCCGAACAGGAAGCAGCCGAGCATCCCGACGACGACGCCCCGGCCGCGGCCCAGGGGGGTGGTGCGGTGGGCGGCGACGGTGAGGCCGAGGAAGATGGCCAGGAAGCCGATCAGGAAGTTGTAGCGACCGAGGTCCGACATCCAGGGCAGCGGGTCCTTCGGCGCCTTGGCGCCGGGGAAGTCGACGAACACGGCGGCGTCCTTGGCCACGTTGACGTAGACCGCGATCCAGGCGATGCCGGCCACGACGAGCAGCACGGCGAGGGCGGTGCGCACGACCGAGGTCTCGTAGCCACTACTGACCATGACCTTCGGCTGACGCGCGGTTCGCTTGGACACGGGGCTCCTCGGTGGCGTGGGGGGTGTGACCTGGTGGGCTAGCGTAGACGGGCCACCCGCCGCACCGCTCTCCAGGACGGAGCTCCTCGTGCCCAGCCGCCACCGCCGCCGTCCCCGGGCCACCCAGGTGCCGCCCTGGCGCCTCGCGGCCGTCGGTGGGTTCGTCGTCGCGGGGACGCTGTTCGTCACCAGCTCGCTCAACGCCGACGGCCTGGACCTGCGCTCCTCCAGCGTCACCGACCTCGACACCGTCGTGCGCCAGGAGCGCGACCGGACCGACCAGCTGCAGCAGCGCGTCGCCGACCTCACCGACGAGGTCGACACCCTGGGGCGGTCGGTGGGTGACGCCGAGGTGCGCGAGCTGCAGGCGCAGGTGCGCGAGCTCGCGGCGCCGGCGGGGTTCGAGGCGGTCCGGGGGCCGGCCCTCACCGTCACCCTGGAGGACGCCCCCGCCGAGGTGATCGCGCAGGCCACCGAGAAGGGCGAGGTCGGGGCCGAGGAGCTGGTCGTGCACCAGCAGGACATCCAGGCCGTGGTCAACGCGCTGTGGATCGGCGGCGCCGAGGCGATGACGCTCCAGGGCCAGCGGGTGATCAGCACGACCGGCATCAAGTGCGTGGGCAACACGGTCGTGCTGCACGGCGTGCCCTACGCCCCGCCGTACGTCATCACCGCCGTCGGCGGGGTCACCGAGATGCGCCGGGCGCTGGACACCTCCGAGCGGATCGCGGACTACCGCGACTACGCCGTGGCCTACGACCTCGGCTTCGCGGTGCGCACCGACCCGGAGGTCACCCTGCCGGCGTACGACGGGGCGAGCGAGCTGCGCCACGCCACGGCCGTCCGCGGCGAGTCCGACCGGGCGGTGCGCGAGCGTCCCTAGGGGGTCGGCACCGGGTCCTCGGTCGGGCTCGGCTCCTCGGTGGGCGTCGAGGTCTCGCTCGGCGTGGGCGTGGGCGTCGGGGTGGGGGTCGGACGCTGGAAGGTCGAGACCACGATCGTCACGGTGCTGCCCGCCGACGCGTCCTGGCCGGCGGGGGGCGCCTGCTGCAGCACGGTGCCGCGCTCGGCCTCGGTCGTGGAGTCGTTGACCACCGAGACCTCGAACCCGGCCGCCTCGATGCGGCGGCGCGCCTCGGCCTCGGCGAGCCCGACGACCTCGGGCACCTGCTCGGGCCCGTCGGACCAGAACAGCGTCACCCGGGAGTCCTCGGCGACGTCGGTGCCGGCGGGGGGCTGCATCTCCACGACGCGGTCGGCGGGCTCGTCGGAGCCGCGCTCGCTCAGCACGACGCGTACCCCCTCGGCCCGCAGCGCGTCGGCCGCCTCGTTCTTGTCGTCGCCGACGACGTCGGGCAGCGTGATCTGGGGCGGGCCGAGCGAGACCTGGAAGTCGACCGCCGACCCGGCGTCGCGCTGGTCGCTGGCCTGGGGGTCCTGGGAGATCACCCGACCGCGGGCGACCTGCTCGCTCTCGGACCGGGTCACCTCGCCGACCTCGAGCCCGGCCTGGGTGATGGTGCGCTCGGCCTGCTGCCGGGTCATCCCGGTCACGCTCGGCACCGGCACCTGCTCGGGGCCGGTGTCGGCGAGGCGGGGCAGCAGCAGCACGCCGGCGACGATCGCCGCGAGCAGGGCGAGCAGCCCGAGGACCAGCGGCCAGCGGCGCTTGCGCTCCGGCGCCTCGTCGTCGTCCTGCTGCTGGGTGGTGACGCGGGTGGCCGGCCCGGCCGTGGGGAGGTACGTCGTGGCGGCGGCCGCCACCGCCGGGGCCTCGACCGGCTTCCCGGCGAGGTAGCGGTCGATGTCGTCCTTCATCGCCGCCGCGCTCGGGTAGCGCTCGTCGAGGTCCTTGGCCAGCGACTTCATCACGATGGCGTCGATCTCGGGGGTGAGGTCCTCGTCCAGCGCCGACGGCGGCTGGGCCTGCTCGCGGACGTGCTGGTAGGCCACGGACACCGGGCTGTCGCCGACGAACGGCGGCCGGCCGGTGAGCAGCTCGTAGAGCAGGCAGCCGGTGGAGTAGACGTCGGAGCGGGAGTCGACGCTCTCGCCGCGGGCCTGCTCGGGGGAGAGGTACTGCGCCGTGCCGACGACCGCGGCGGTCTGCGTCATCGTCGAGGAGGCGTCGCTGACGGCCCGGGCGATGCCGAAGTCCATCACCTTGACGTTGCCGGCCGGGGTCAGCATCACGTTGCCGGGCTTGATGTCGCGGTGGATGATGCCGGCACGGTGGCTGTAGTCGAGCGCCCGCAGCACGCCGGAGGTGATCTCCAGGGCCCGCTCGGGCAGGATCTTGCGGCCGTCGCGCACCACGTCGCGCAGGGTGCGGCCGGCGACGTACTCCATGACGATGTAGGGCTGGGCGACGTTGCTGCCGTCGGTGGCCATCTCCTCGCCGGTGTCGTAGACCGACACGATCGAGGGGTCGTTGAGGGACGCGGCGGACTGCGCCTCGCGGCGGAAGCGGGCCTGGAAGGTGGAGTCGCTGGCCAGGTCGGTGCGCAGCCGCTTGATCGCGACCGTGCGGCCCAGGCGCACGTCGGTGCCCTTGCGGACCTCGGCCATGCCGCCGCGGCCGAGGAGCTCCCCGACCTCGTAGCGACCGCCGATGCGGTGCGGTTGCGTCATCCGGGCTCAGTCCCCCTTCTTGTCGGGCTTCACCGTGTCGTCGGGCTTGCCCGGACCCTCGTCGTCGCCCTCGTCGTTGCCGTTCCCGTTGCCGCTGTTGCCGGGGTCGACCGGCTCCTCGGTGGAGGTCTCCGACGGTGTCGGGGTGGGGCTGGGCGCCGGCGGCGCGCCGAGGACGTCGAGGGTGATGGTCTCGCCCTCCTCCACGTCGCCGGTGGGCGAGAGCGAGGTGACGTCGCCCTCGTCGCCCTGGTCGCCGCTGCCGTCGTTCGGGACCGGGCGCGTCGTGGTCTCCAGGCCCAGGTCGGCCAGCGCCGACTCGACCTCGCCGACGGGACGGCCGACGAAGTCGTCGGGGTCGAGGCTGACCGTGGGGGTCGCCTCGGCGGTCTCGCTCGGGGTGGCGCTCGCCGAGGGGGTCGGCGCGGGGTCGTCCCCGGCCGCGGTGTCGGTGTCGTCGGCCCACGGGCGGGTCAGCAGCAGCACGACCAGCAGCAGCGCCAGCAGCCCCGCCACGGCGTACGCCGCCCACGGGGTACGGCGCTCGCGGTCGTCGTCCCGCGGGGGCGGGACGGCGGCGGCGACCGGCGTGACGCGGGTGGGCCGTGTGGCCGGGCCGGGCGCCACGGCCGTCATCACCCGGGTCGGCTCGGGTCCCGTCGGCACGCCGCCGTGGGCGGCCTCGCGCAGCGCCCGGGCGATCTCGGCGCCGTCGGCGTAGCGCTCGGCGGGGTCCTTGGCCAGGGCGCGGTAGGTCACCGCGGCGAGCCCGGCCGGGACGCCGGCCGGCAGCTCGGGGACGTCGTCGCGCAGGTGGGCCATGGCCAGGCCGACTGCGGTGTCGGCGGCGAAGGGCCGCTGCCCGGCGAGGCACTCGAAGAGCACCACGCCGAGGGCGTAGACGTCGCTGGCCGCGGTCGCGGGCTTGCCGGACGCCTGCTCGGGGGAGAGGTAGTGGGGGGTGCCGATGATCTCGCCGGTGCGGGTGATGGCTGCGTCGCCGGTGGCACGGGCGATGCCGAAGTCGGTGATCTTGACCCGGCCCTGCGGGGTGACCAGCAGGTTGGCGGGCTTGACGTCGCGGTGCACCACACCGGCCGCGTGGGCCACGGCCAGCGCCTCGGCGACCTGGAGCACCAGCTCGCGGGCCCGCTCGGGGTCCAGCGCCCGGCCGCCGGAGACGAGCTCGGAGAGCGGCTTGCCGTCGACCAGCTCCATGACGAGGTACGGCGACCCGTCGGACCCCTCGGTCGCGAAGTCGAAGACCGAGGCGATGCCGGGGTGGTGCAGCGCGGCGGCGTTGCGGGCCTCGGTGGAGAAGCGGGAGCGGAAGCCGGCGTCCGCGGCGTACTCGGCCTTGAGGACCTTGAGCGCGACGTCGCGACCCAGGACGGTGTCGTGGGCGGCCCAGACCTCGCCCATGCCGCCGGTGGCGATCCGGTGTCGGCGCTCGTAGCGCTCGGCCTGCTCGCTCACCGGCCGACCACCGCCTCCATCACCGCACGCGCCACGGGGGCGGCGAGGCCCGACCCGGAGATCTCGTTGCGCTCCACGCCGGCGTCCTGCACCAGGACGGCGACGGCGACCGAGGGCGTCTGCGCCGGGGCGAGCGAGACGAACCAGGCGTACGGCGGCCGGTCGGGCGCGCTCTGGGCGGTGCCGGTCTTGCCGCCGACCTCGACGCCGGGGATCGCGGCGGTGCCGGCGGTGCCGTTCTCCACCACCGAGACCATCATCTGGCGCAGGTCGCGGGCCGACGCGGCGTCCATCGCGGGCTGGTCGGGCATCTCCTCGGGCTCGGTGCGCTCGATGGTCTCCAGCTTGGGCGAGAGCGTCTCGTCGACGAGGTAGGGCCGCATCACGGTGCCGTCGTTGGCGATGCCGGCCGCGACCATGGCCATCTGCAGCGGGGTGGCGGCGACGTCGTACTGGCCGATGGCCGAGAGCGCGGTCTGCGGCTCGTCGGGGTCCTCGGGGAAGCGGCTGACCGCCTGGCGGGTCAGGGCGTCGTCGAGGTCGTCGAAGGTGCGGGTGCCGAACCCGAACTTCTCGGCCTGCTCGCGCAGCGCGTCGGCGCCGACGTCCATGCCCACCTGGCCGAAGGAGACGTTGCAGGAGACCTCGAGCGCGCGGGTCAGCGTGATCTCCTCGCCCCCGCAGGAGCCGCCGCCGTCGTTGATCAGGTCGGTGCTGGTCTGCGGCAGGTCGAGCCGGGCGCCGCCCGGCACCCGCGTCTCGGGGTCGAAGTCGCCGGACTCCAGGGCGGCCGCCGCCGTGACCAGCTTGAAGGTCGAGCCCGGGGGCAGCACCCCCTCGATCGCCTTGTTGTTCAGGGCCGAGGCGCCGCCGCCCTCGAGCAGCCGGGTCTTGTACTGACCGGCGGCGCTGAAGTCGTGGGTGGCGAGCCGGTTGGGGTCGAAGGTCGGGTTGGAGACCATCGCCAGGATCTTGCCGGTGCTGGGCTCGAGGGCCACGACGGAGCCCTGCACGTCGTCGCCGAGGGCCCGCAGCCCGTCGTACGCCGCCCGCTGGGCCTGCGGGTCGATGGTCAGGCTGACGCTGCCGCCCTTGGGGTCCTCGTTGTCGGCGAGGTCGACGACGCGGTTGACGAAGAGGGCGGAGTCGCTGCCCGACAGGATGGAGTTCTGGGTCGCCTCCACGCCGCCGAGGCCGTTGTCGCGGGTGAAGTAGCCGGTGAGGTGGGCGTACTGCAGCGCGCGGGGGTAGGTGCGCTGGAACGCGTAGGCGTCGTCGGAGGGGTTGCTCTCGGCGACGGCTCGGCCGCGGACCAGGATCGAGCCGCGCTCGCGGGCGAACTCGGCGTCGCGCACCCGGATGTTGTCGGGGTGCTTGGACAGCGAGGTGAGGTCGTCGGCCTGCCAGTACTGCACGTAGGTGGCGTTGACGAGCAGCGCCGCGAAGAGCAGCAGGCAGCCCACGGACATGGTGCGGATGGGGCGGTTCACCGCAGGTTCACCACCTGGGTCGCGTCGGAGTCGAGGTCGTCGTCGTCGCTCACCAGCTCGGGCGGGGGACGGCGGGCCTGGTCGGAGATGCGTAGCAGCAGCGCCACGATGGCCCAGTTGGCCACCAGGCTGGAGCCGCCCTGGGACAGGAACGGCGTGGTGAGGCCGGTCAGCGGGATCAGCCGGGTGACGCCGCCGATGACGACGAACACCTGGAGGGCGAGGACCACGCCCAGGCCGGTGGCCATCAGCTTGCCGAAGTTGTCGCGGCAGATCAGCGCGGTGCGCAGGGCGCGCTCCACGAGGATGCCGTAGAGCAGGATGATCGCCATCACGCCGGTCAGCCCGAGCTCCTCGCCCATCGAGGCGATGATGAAGTCGGAGAAGCCCAGCGGCGTGATCTGCGGCTGGCCCTGGCCCAGCCCACGGCCCACGAGCCCGCCCCAGCCCATGCCGTAGAGGCCCTGGACCAGCTGGTAGGCGTTGACGTCGGGGTCGAACGGGTCCAGCCAGGCGGCGACGCGCGCCTGCACGTGGCCCAGCGAGAGGTAGCCGAGGTAGGCACCGACGGCGAACATCGAGCCGCCGACCACCAGCCAGCCCGGCCGCTCGGTGGCGACGTAGAGCATGGTCAGGAACAGGCCGAAGAACAGCAGCGAGGAGCCGAGGTCGCGCTGGAAGACCAGGATGCCCAGCGAGACCAGCCACATCCCGAGGATCGGGCCGAGGTCGCGGCCGCGGGGCAGGTCGACGAACAGCAGCCGCCGCCCGGCCAGGGCGAGGGCGTCTCGGTGCAGCACGAGGTAGCCGGCGAAGGCCACGACCAGCAGCACCTTGGCCACCTCGCCGGGCTGGAAGCTCAGCGGGCCGATGCCGATCCAGATCCGGGAGCCGTTGATGGTGCGCCCCAGCCCGGGCACCAGGGGGAGCAGCAGCAGCACGATGGCGGCCAGCCCGGCGGTGTAGGTGAACGCCTGCAGCCGGCGGTGGTCGCGCAGCACGACCAGCACCGTCGCGAACAGGATCGCGCCGAGCGTCATCCAGACCAGCTGGGTGGAGGCGAAGGCGGCGGCGTCGGGGTTGCGGGCCTGCCGGCCGAGGTCGATGCGGTGGATCATCGCCAGGCCGAGCCCGTTGAGGGCTCCCACGATGGGGAGCAGCACCGGATCGGCGTACGCCGCGAACCGGCGGAGCACGACGTGGCAGCCGAGCAGCAGCACCGTGAGCCACAGCCCGTGGGTCAGCAGGTCGACCGGCAGGGTGCCGTCGACGCCCAGGCCCACCGCGGCGTAGGCGCCGACGCCGACGACGAGGCTGAGCAGCAGCAGCACCAGCTCGGCACCGCGTCGGCGACGGTGCACGAACCCGGTGCCGCGCGAGGCGGCCGACAGGCCGGGGCTACTCATCGGCCTCGGTGCACAGCGCCGACGTGGTGGGGCTGGACGGGGGGCTGGACGAGGCGGACGGGGTGGGCGAGGCGGACGCGCTCGGGCCGGTCGAGGGGCTCGCGCTGGGCTGCGCCGGCTCGGGGCAGGTGACCCGTCGCTCCAGGCGCTGCACGATGTCGCGGGCGTCGGCCAGGCTGCTGGCGCTGATGCCCTCGCTGACCTCGCGGGCGTAGGCGTCGGGCAGGTCGGTCAGCCGCAGCTCGCTGGGCTCCTCGACGCGGTGGGTGGTCAGTCCGGGCACGTCGGCCTCGATGCCGCGGAAGATGGCGACGGTCTCGGCGTCGTCGCCGACGTAGTACTGGTCCTGGGTCCAGCGGTAGGCCGCCACGGCGATCAGCCCCACGGCGAGCAGCAGCACCAGGGCGAGCAGGGTGCGTCGGGCCCAGGTGAACCGCTTGGGCGGCCGCGGGGCGTAGCGCGCCTCCTCGGGGTCGAGGTCGTCGTCCGCCGCGGCGGGACGGGCGGAGCCCCGGCGGGCCTCGACGGCCATAGGAGCGGTGTCGCCGACCGGTTCGAGCTCGCCGGTGTCGCGTGCGCCGGCGATCCGGCCGCCGGGGCCGCGGCTGCGAGCCCCCTCGGCCGCGGCTCCGACCAGCATCGGCCCGGTCGTGGCCGCCGCGGAGGTCTCCGGGTCGTCGACCGCGTCGTCGTCGACGAGGTCGGCCACCACGACGGTGACGTTGTCGGAGCTGCCGGCGTCCAGCGACCGGTCGACCAGGGAGTACGCCGCGCTGTCGGGCGTGCCCTCGGCCAGGATCCGGGTCAGCTGCTCGTCGGTGAGCACCCCCGACGCCCCGTCGGAGCAGAGCAGGATCCGGTCGCCGGGGGCGACCTCGAGGGTGAACACGTCGGGCTCGGGCTCGTGCACGCCGTCGACGGCCCGCAGGATCAGGTTGCGGTGCGGGTGGACCCGCGCCTCGTCCTCGGTGATGCGGCCCTCGTCGACCAGGCTCTGCACGAAGGTGTGGTCGGTGGTGAGCTGGGCCAGGGTGCCGTCGCGCAGCAGGTAGCCGCGGCTGTCGCCGACGTGGCCGACCGCGATCCGGTCGCCGTCCAGCACCAGGGCGGTCACCGTGGTGCTGGTGCCCTCCAGCGACGGGTCGGCGGCCACCAGCTCGGCGATCCGGTCGTGGCTGAGGTGGATGGCGCCGGCCAGGGCGCCGAGCACGTCGTTGCCCGGCGGGGTGTCCAGGCGCCGCAGCACCTCGACGGTCTCGGCACTGGCCACGTCGCCGCGCGCCGAGCCGCCCACGCCGTCGGCGACGACGAGCAGGTGGGGGCCGGCGTACCCGGAGTCCTGGTTGTCCTTGCGC harbors:
- a CDS encoding rhomboid family intramembrane serine protease, which gives rise to MTQGGPEAPPTCYRHPDRETWIRCQRCDRPICPDCMRSAAVGFQCPECVAEGARSTRQLLTPYGGKRVSDPRLTSFVLIGLNVLVWLAVLATGGRSSRLTDYLALLPQSAAKQYGDGSVELVRGVSDGAVWELMTSAFTHVQPLHIAFNMLALYFLGPTLESVLGRARYLALYLVSALSGSAVVMLLSPENSQTLGASGAIFGLMGALAVVALKVRGEAQQVLVWIAINLVITFTLPSISWEGHLGGLAAGAVIGAAMVYAPKQRRSLVQWGAVAAVALVALAAIAARALALA
- a CDS encoding peptidoglycan D,D-transpeptidase FtsI family protein, with product MNRPIRTMSVGCLLLFAALLVNATYVQYWQADDLTSLSKHPDNIRVRDAEFARERGSILVRGRAVAESNPSDDAYAFQRTYPRALQYAHLTGYFTRDNGLGGVEATQNSILSGSDSALFVNRVVDLADNEDPKGGSVSLTIDPQAQRAAYDGLRALGDDVQGSVVALEPSTGKILAMVSNPTFDPNRLATHDFSAAGQYKTRLLEGGGASALNNKAIEGVLPPGSTFKLVTAAAALESGDFDPETRVPGGARLDLPQTSTDLINDGGGSCGGEEITLTRALEVSCNVSFGQVGMDVGADALREQAEKFGFGTRTFDDLDDALTRQAVSRFPEDPDEPQTALSAIGQYDVAATPLQMAMVAAGIANDGTVMRPYLVDETLSPKLETIERTEPEEMPDQPAMDAASARDLRQMMVSVVENGTAGTAAIPGVEVGGKTGTAQSAPDRPPYAWFVSLAPAQTPSVAVAVLVQDAGVERNEISGSGLAAPVARAVMEAVVGR
- a CDS encoding FtsW/RodA/SpoVE family cell cycle protein encodes the protein MSSPGLSAASRGTGFVHRRRRGAELVLLLLSLVVGVGAYAAVGLGVDGTLPVDLLTHGLWLTVLLLGCHVVLRRFAAYADPVLLPIVGALNGLGLAMIHRIDLGRQARNPDAAAFASTQLVWMTLGAILFATVLVVLRDHRRLQAFTYTAGLAAIVLLLLPLVPGLGRTINGSRIWIGIGPLSFQPGEVAKVLLVVAFAGYLVLHRDALALAGRRLLFVDLPRGRDLGPILGMWLVSLGILVFQRDLGSSLLFFGLFLTMLYVATERPGWLVVGGSMFAVGAYLGYLSLGHVQARVAAWLDPFDPDVNAYQLVQGLYGMGWGGLVGRGLGQGQPQITPLGFSDFIIASMGEELGLTGVMAIILLYGILVERALRTALICRDNFGKLMATGLGVVLALQVFVVIGGVTRLIPLTGLTTPFLSQGGSSLVANWAIVALLLRISDQARRPPPELVSDDDDLDSDATQVVNLR
- a CDS encoding DUF881 domain-containing protein, which codes for MPSRHRRRPRATQVPPWRLAAVGGFVVAGTLFVTSSLNADGLDLRSSSVTDLDTVVRQERDRTDQLQQRVADLTDEVDTLGRSVGDAEVRELQAQVRELAAPAGFEAVRGPALTVTLEDAPAEVIAQATEKGEVGAEELVVHQQDIQAVVNALWIGGAEAMTLQGQRVISTTGIKCVGNTVVLHGVPYAPPYVITAVGGVTEMRRALDTSERIADYRDYAVAYDLGFAVRTDPEVTLPAYDGASELRHATAVRGESDRAVRERP
- the pknB gene encoding Stk1 family PASTA domain-containing Ser/Thr kinase, with protein sequence MTQPHRIGGRYEVGELLGRGGMAEVRKGTDVRLGRTVAIKRLRTDLASDSTFQARFRREAQSAASLNDPSIVSVYDTGEEMATDGSNVAQPYIVMEYVAGRTLRDVVRDGRKILPERALEITSGVLRALDYSHRAGIIHRDIKPGNVMLTPAGNVKVMDFGIARAVSDASSTMTQTAAVVGTAQYLSPEQARGESVDSRSDVYSTGCLLYELLTGRPPFVGDSPVSVAYQHVREQAQPPSALDEDLTPEIDAIVMKSLAKDLDERYPSAAAMKDDIDRYLAGKPVEAPAVAAAATTYLPTAGPATRVTTQQQDDDEAPERKRRWPLVLGLLALLAAIVAGVLLLPRLADTGPEQVPVPSVTGMTRQQAERTITQAGLEVGEVTRSESEQVARGRVISQDPQASDQRDAGSAVDFQVSLGPPQITLPDVVGDDKNEAADALRAEGVRVVLSERGSDEPADRVVEMQPPAGTDVAEDSRVTLFWSDGPEQVPEVVGLAEAEARRRIEAAGFEVSVVNDSTTEAERGTVLQQAPPAGQDASAGSTVTIVVSTFQRPTPTPTPTPTPSETSTPTEEPSPTEDPVPTP
- a CDS encoding PP2C family protein-serine/threonine phosphatase gives rise to the protein MRLRYAAFSDVGRVRKDNQDSGYAGPHLLVVADGVGGSARGDVASAETVEVLRRLDTPPGNDVLGALAGAIHLSHDRIAELVAADPSLEGTSTTVTALVLDGDRIAVGHVGDSRGYLLRDGTLAQLTTDHTFVQSLVDEGRITEDEARVHPHRNLILRAVDGVHEPEPDVFTLEVAPGDRILLCSDGASGVLTDEQLTRILAEGTPDSAAYSLVDRSLDAGSSDNVTVVVADLVDDDAVDDPETSAAATTGPMLVGAAAEGARSRGPGGRIAGARDTGELEPVGDTAPMAVEARRGSARPAAADDDLDPEEARYAPRPPKRFTWARRTLLALVLLLAVGLIAVAAYRWTQDQYYVGDDAETVAIFRGIEADVPGLTTHRVEEPSELRLTDLPDAYAREVSEGISASSLADARDIVQRLERRVTCPEPAQPSASPSTGPSASASPTPSASSSPPSSPTTSALCTEADE
- a CDS encoding protein kinase domain-containing protein — its product is MSEQAERYERRHRIATGGMGEVWAAHDTVLGRDVALKVLKAEYAADAGFRSRFSTEARNAAALHHPGIASVFDFATEGSDGSPYLVMELVDGKPLSELVSGGRALDPERARELVLQVAEALAVAHAAGVVHRDVKPANLLVTPQGRVKITDFGIARATGDAAITRTGEIIGTPHYLSPEQASGKPATAASDVYALGVVLFECLAGQRPFAADTAVGLAMAHLRDDVPELPAGVPAGLAAVTYRALAKDPAERYADGAEIARALREAAHGGVPTGPEPTRVMTAVAPGPATRPTRVTPVAAAVPPPRDDDRERRTPWAAYAVAGLLALLLVVLLLTRPWADDTDTAAGDDPAPTPSASATPSETAEATPTVSLDPDDFVGRPVGEVESALADLGLETTTRPVPNDGSGDQGDEGDVTSLSPTGDVEEGETITLDVLGAPPAPSPTPTPSETSTEEPVDPGNSGNGNGNDEGDDEGPGKPDDTVKPDKKGD
- a CDS encoding cell division protein CrgA, producing MSKRTARQPKVMVSSGYETSVVRTALAVLLVVAGIAWIAVYVNVAKDAAVFVDFPGAKAPKDPLPWMSDLGRYNFLIGFLAIFLGLTVAAHRTTPLGRGRGVVVGMLGCFLFGLVWIVTFYFVGQDGAIPVMKDLDQYNLLVGIGFMAVGFTFATKWE